The following are encoded together in the Daucus carota subsp. sativus chromosome 5, DH1 v3.0, whole genome shotgun sequence genome:
- the LOC108220586 gene encoding pentatricopeptide repeat-containing protein At2g13420, mitochondrial, which produces MSCSLPFPTRHSTRLTRFFSSTPSKPQLIPSLQPSNDADLISQILLQHHNPFHSMESSLQLHGISLSPTLLHQTLLRLHSFSKVAFAFFSWAKTQPFCVPDAVAYNIVIDILGKVKQFDVAWQLVVEMDQVGRRPGRNTFRVLIRRLIAGGFTRQAIRVFEDMGCFVVGEDDEGCSDMIYLVDTLCKYGYVKVATEVFNRKKMEFGVNERVYTVLIDGWWKVNNRKMAERFFGEMIEVGIEPNVVTYNVVLNGMCRRRSLHPEERFERTVQDARRVFEEMRDRGVEPDVTSYSILLHVYSRAHKPDLSLDMLKEMRREGICPSVASYTSVVKCLCSCGRVKEAEELVEEMAGNGVAPSAVTYNCFFKEYRGRKDADSALALYRKMKGISLSLPSMHTYNILVGMFVKLNRMEIVEEIWDDMKVSGAGPDLDSYTLLIHALCEKDKWKEACQFFVEMIEKGILPQKVTFETLYKGLIQSDMLRTWRRLKKKLEEESISFGSEFEQYHLKPYRR; this is translated from the coding sequence ATGTCTTGTTCTCTTCCATTTCCAACTCGTCACTCAACTCGCTTGACTCGCTTCTTCTCTTCAACCCCATCAAAACCCCAGCTCATTCCATCTCTCCAACCCTCAAACGACGCCGATTTGATCTCCCAAATCCTCCTCCAGCACCACAACCCATTCCACTCAATGGAATCATCTCTCCAGCTCCAcggcatctctctctctcccactctCCTTCACCAGACCCTCCTGCGTCTCCACAGCTTCTCCAAAGTGGCCTTCGCGTTCTTCTCGTGGGCTAAAACGCAGCCGTTTTGTGTCCCAGATGCTGTGGCGTATAACATTGTGATTGATATATTGGGGAAAGTGAAGCAGTTTGATGTTGCGTGGCAGTTGGTTGTGGAGATGGATCAGGTGGGGAGAAGACCCGGGAGGAATACTTTTAGGGTTTTGATTCGGAGGCTGATTGCTGGGGGGTTTACGAGGCAGGCGATTAGGGTTTTTGAGGATATGGGTTGTTTTGTTGTTGGTGAGGATGACGAGGGGTGTTCCGATATGATTTATTTGGTCGATACGCTTTGTAAGTATGGGTATGTGAAGGTTGCGACGGAGGTTTTTAATAGGAAGAAGATGGAGTTTGGGGTTAATGAGAGGGTTTATACTGTTTTGATTGATGGGTGGTGGAAGGTGAATAATCGGAAGATGGCGGAGAGGTTTTTCGGGGAGATGATTGAGGTTGGGATTGAGCCGAATGTGGTTACGTATAATGTGGTTTTGAATGGGATGTGTCGGAGGAGGAGTTTGCATCCGGAGGAGAGGTTTGAGAGGACGGTGCAGGATGCGAGGAGGGTGTTTGAGGAAATGCGTGACAGGGGGGTTGAGCCGGATGTGACGAGTTACTCGATTTTGCTTCATGTGTATAGTAGGGCGCATAAGCCGGATTTGTCGTTGGATATGTTGAAGGAGATGAGGAGGGAGGGGATTTGTCCAAGTGTGGCAAGTTATACTAGTGTTGTGAAATGTCTTTGTTCGTGTGGGAGGGTGAAGGAAGCGGAGGAGTTGGTTGAGGAGATGGCGGGTAATGGGGTGGCGCCGTCTGCGGTGActtataattgtttttttaagGAGTATAGGGGGAGGAAAGATGCGGATAGTGCTTTGGCTTTGTATAGGAAAATGAAGGGGATTTCTTTAAGTTTGCCTAGTATGcatacttataatatattagttgGGATGTTCGTGAAGTTGAATAGGATGGAGATTGTGGAAGAGATTTGGGATGATATGAAAGTGAGTGGGGCAGGACCTGATTTGGATTCCTATACTTTGTTGATTCATGCATTGTGCGAGAAAGATAAGTGGAAAGAAGCTTGCCAATTTTTTGTAGAAATGATAGAGAAAGGCATTCTTCCACAGAAAGTCACGTTTGAAACACTTTACAAAGGATTAATACAATCTGATATGTTGAGAACATGGAGAAGGCTGAAGAAAAAACTCGAGGAGGAATCAATAAGTTTTGGTTCGGAATTCGAGCAATATCACTTGAAGCCATATAGGAGGTAA